A window of Apium graveolens cultivar Ventura chromosome 8, ASM990537v1, whole genome shotgun sequence contains these coding sequences:
- the LOC141677565 gene encoding nuclear transcription factor Y subunit C-3-like codes for MDQQGHGQPPGMGIGSSAQMQYGVPAYQASQMMGTPPASAGTIQSPQTAGLPSSPAQLAQHQLAYQHIHQQQQQQLQQQLQNFWANQYQEIEQVTDFKNHSLPLARIKKIMKADEDVRMISAEAPVIFARACEMFILELTLRSWNHTEENKRRTLQKNDIAAAITRTDIFDFLVDIVPREDLKDEVLAATIPGGPLPVGGPAEGLPYYYMQPQHAAQVGSPGMYMGKPVDPALYGQQPRPYMPPQMWPQQPQPPPEES; via the coding sequence ATGGATCAGCAAGGGCATGGACAGCCCCCAGGTATGGGGATCGGTAGCTCAGCTCAGATGCAATATGGCGTGCCCGCTTATCAAGCTAGCCAAATGATGGGAACTCCTCCTGCGTCAGCTGGTACAATCCAGTCTCCACAGACAGCAGGTCTTCCATCTTCTCCAGCTCAGCTTGCACAACATCAGCTTGCTTATCAGCATATCcaccagcagcagcaacagcaattGCAGCAACAACTCCAGAATTTTTGGGCTAACCAGTACCAAGAAATTGAGCAGGTAACTGATTTTAAAAATCATAGTTTACCATTGGCTAGGATCAAGAAGATTATGAAAGCAGACGAGGATGTAAGGATGATATCAGCCGAAGCTCCGGTCATATTTGCCCGGGCCTGTGAGATGTTCATCCTAGAGTTGACATTACGTTCTTGGAATCACACCGAGGAGAATAAAAGAAGGACACTGCAAAAGAATGACATTGCGGCAGCCATCACTAGGACCGATATATTTGATTTCCTGGTTGATATCGTTCCAAGGGAGGATTTAAAAGATGAGGTTCTTGCTGCAACAATCCCAGGAGGGCCCCTTCCTGTAGGAGGTCCAGCTGAAGGCCTTCCATACTATTACATGCAGCCACAGCATGCTGCCCAGGTTGGATCTCCAGGTATGTACATGGGTAAGCCTGTGGATCCAGCCCTTTATGGCCAGCAGCCACGCCCTTACATGCCACCACAGATGTGGCCACAACAACCTCAACCACCACCTGAAGAATCTTAG